The sequence GTGGTGTAAATGCGCCCCGGCCGCTTAACTATTATAAAGAGGCGCCGTGGATACACATATCGCCGGACTGGCCCCGGTACATGGAGCGAAGCTTTCCCTCCGGGCACACAACAGCTGCATTTTGCCTGTTTTCATTCCTCGCAATACTATTGCCTGAGAAATACCGGCACTGGGGATTGGTTTTCTTTTTCATGGCAATAGCCGTGGGGTATTCAAGAATGTATCTTGCAGCACACTTTTTCATTGATGTATATGTAGGTAGCATCATTGCAACGGTGTTTGTGGTGTGTGTGGTCACCTTGATGAACCGAAACCAGGGACGCTTTTTTAAACAAGACTACGGTATTCACTAATGCCAGTTTCATTTCGTTATCTCATCATTATAATAGCAGGGTCACTGCTATTTTTCCCATTCCTGGGTCATGTGCACCTGTTCGATTGGGATGAGATCAATTTTGCCGAGTGTGCCCGTGAAATGATCGTGTCGCATGACTATCTGCGTATGCAGATAGACTTTCAGCCGTTTTGGGAAAAGCCGCCCTTGTTCATATGGATGCAGGTGCTGGCAATGAAACTGTTTGGCGTTAACGAATATGCTGCACGCTTCCCGAATGCATTTATAGGGGTGGTCACTTTAGTTACTCTCTATTATGCCGGTAAGCGGGTGATTGGCGACAGACTGGCTACCTGGTGGACCGTGATCTATGCTGCTACCTGGTTGCCGCATTTTTATTTCAAGTCGGGTATCATTGATCCGTTGTTCAACCTGTTGATATTCCTGGCCTTTTTCCAGGTGTACCTGTTGCGGTATGAAAACAGGAAGAGCCTGCATGCTATACTTGCCGGATTGTTCCTGGGGCTTGCGGTTCTTACAAAGGGGCCAGTGGCGATTCTCATAGCCCTGCTGGCTTTTGGTGTTTATGTTGTAGTCAATAAAGGCCTTTGGGGTTATAAGATCGGTTACCTGCTTCTTATTGCGTTGTCGGCATTTGTTACAACTTCGTTATGGTTTGGCATAGAAGCCATTAATCACGGTTGGTGGTTTGTGAGCGAGTTTATTACCTACCAGGTACGCTTGTTTCAAACAGAAGATGCCGGCCATGGCGGACCATTCTTCTATCATTTTATCATACTATTCATAGGCTGTTTCCCAGCGTCGATGTTCTTATTCCAATTCAGTCGCAAGCGATCGACTACTTCTGAACCTGCTCGTGACTTTACCCGCTGGATGTGGATATTGTTTTGGGTCGTGCTTATCCTGTTCTCGATAGTAAAGACCAAGATCGTGCACTACTCTTCGCTATGTTACTTCCCCTTGACATACCTGGCTGCGTTACAGCTATATCGTCTCAGCAATGAACGTATTGATATCAGCAAAGGTGTGCAAGCATTGTTACTTACTATAGGAAGCATCCTCGGTATTGCAATCGCATCTCTGCCTATTGTTGGTATTAATAAGGCGAAGCTTATCCCCTTGATAGATGATCCTTTTGCAGTAGGTAACCTGCAGGCTAATGTACCCTGGAGCTATGTAGAATGCATATGGGGAATACTTTACCTGGTTGGTATCTGGGTGTCGGTGATGATGATGCGCCGGAATTTCAGGATCGGAATGGTGGTGCTTGCCGTCGTTCAGATTGTAATAATACAAGTAACGGTGCTGCATTTTACCCCAAAGATCGAGGCTATTTCTCAACGTGCCGCCATCGAATACTTTAAGAGCTTCCAGGGCAAGGATGTGTATGTAAAAGTACTCGGGTATAAGAGTTACGCACATTTATTCTATACAAAGAAACAACCGCCGATCAATGAAAATTCTTATAACGAAGAATGGTTGCTGACGGGACCAGTTGACAAACCGACCTATTTTATCTGTAAAATAATGGATGCTGATCGGTATCGGGCTATGCCTCAGCTGCAACAGATAGGCGAGAAAAATGGCTTTGTTTTCTTTCGCAGGAAGTAAATTTGAAGACCTGATCACTCATGAAAACAGGAGTTGCGTTTATATTATTTATTCTTTTGGCTGTTGCGGCAAACGCACAGTACACAGATACTACGCAGCATTACCTAAAACTATTGGCCACTGGTAGTGTCAATAGGACCGACGAGACAGAGAACTATCTACTGAATAACTCAGCGCGATTTGGTCTTCGTAAAAAGCGGGTGGGCATGAATACAGGTGCTGCCTGGGTGTATGGTGAGCAAAATAACATCCTAAGCAATAATGATTTCAATGGATGGGCTGATATGAACTGGTACCCCCATCGCAGCAAGAATTTCTACTATTGGGCATTGGCTAACTATACAGCGAGCTACTCACTCAAGATAAATAGTCAGTACCAGGCAGGTGGAGGTGTGGCCTATAGCATTATCAACCGCGATAGCCTGTATTTGAATGTGAGTGACGGACTGCTGTATGAGTATTCAGACCTGCAGCTTTCTGACACTACCGTTGAAATGTATAATACGGTCAGAAATTCCTTTCGCTTATGGTTTAGGTTTAAGTACAGGAATATGATCTCGTTTGATGGCGGCAGTTTTCTTCAGCACTCACTAAAGGATGGGAACGACTATATCATTCGCAGCAGCGCGGCCCTAGACTTTAGATTAGGATGGGGTTTTAGCCTGAGGACAAGCCTGACCTATAACAAGTTTAACCGAACCGAAAAAGAAAACCTATTACTGAACTATGGATTGATATACGAGAAGTACTTTTAGGATGGAAGTTCCCAGTCACCGTTTAGCTTGAGTACCTTTTCAATCACGTCACGTACGCAACCCTCGCCACCTGTTTTGGGAGAAATGTACTTAGATACTTCACGAATCTCAGAAACAGCATCGTTGGGGCAGCAGGGTAGTCCGCATACTTGCATGGCGGCATAATCAGGTATGTCGTCACCCATATACAGAACGTGATCGAAGGATGTTTTAGATTCCTCTGCTATTTCGAGAAGCAGTTCTTTTTTTGTCTCTATTCCAATATGAACATCAGTAACCCCGAGCTTATTGAGCCTTGCACGCACGCCTTCTGACCTTGCGCCGGAAATGATCCATACTTTATAGCCTTTTTTGATGGCCAGCTGTATAGCAAATCCGTCCTTAATGTTCATACGGCGGAGCAGATGTCCTTCTTCAGTAGCCAGCAACGACCCGTCGGTAAGAACACCGTCCACATCGAACACAAATACGCGTATAGGCTTAAAAAGCTCGAGGATGTTGTTCATTATTTTTGGTTGTCACGCCATTCGTAAACCCAGGCAGCCTGTATCATTTCCAGGTGGCCTTCGTTGCATTCTTCGCGCTTGCCCTCAAATCCAGAAAGCTCAAGCACCCATTCAATAAGTTCGGTAAAGCGGACACGGTATATTTTGCTTTCAGTAAAGTCGTCGCCAAATTTCTCATATAGCTTCAGGGCTATATCCTCGTGGTCTTTCCAGGTTATTGGCGGTTCGTAATGTGCCATTGATCTCGTTAATTGAGTAGATTAAGTAAAGATGATTTAGGTATTTGCCTAGTCGCCGTGCAGCAAGGATTGGTCAGGCACTGTTATCTCGAGAGTTCCACTCCCGCCCGGTTCCAGAATACACTGGCAACCCAATCGTGAGTTTAGTCTTGGATTTCTTGCCCGGTCAATGAAATCTTCCTCCTTATCAGTTATCTCAGGAATATGTTCTTCACCTTTTTCTACATAGATATGGCAGGTGCTGCAGGCGCAAACCATGCCACAATTGTGGTGCAGTTCAATATTGTTGTCTAATGCCACTTCCAATATACTTTGGTCGGCGGCAATGTTTTCCAGCGTTACAGGCTCTAAACCCTTTTGCTCGAAATTGAATTTGATAGTGTACATGAATGCTTAAACTCGAGTTGAGAGCGCAAAAATAGCACTAAAGAGCCAATGCGGCAATTCATGGGGAATATGCCTTCATTAATAGGCAGATATAGTTATTCTATCGGTCCTTATTTGTACATGTTCTCTATAGAACTCGTAACCGCCTGGTAAATGGTTTGCCAGTCGGAATGAGCCTGCAGCATGTCCATATGTTTGCGGATAGTAATATCATCGTGACGCCGGGCCGGACCCGTCTGTACATCGTAAGGAGATGCCGACTGTACGCGTTCAAACGTTTGTTGCAGTATAGGCACAAGCATAGAAAAAGGTATGCCTTGTGCCTTGCAGACGGATTCTGCGACGGTCATGAGGTGATTAGTGAAATTGTTGCTCAACACAGCGGA comes from Polluticoccus soli and encodes:
- a CDS encoding phosphatase PAP2 family protein → MVKKSRLTFSTEKPYTSYNPYFLIPFLIWVVVGGLSLIFFDRRVLFEFANGRHSEWGDVLMTYITNMGEGPFVLVVLLILLGRTSFRNLWFFITALFSNVLPNIMTQAVKSGVNAPRPLNYYKEAPWIHISPDWPRYMERSFPSGHTTAAFCLFSFLAILLPEKYRHWGLVFFFMAIAVGYSRMYLAAHFFIDVYVGSIIATVFVVCVVTLMNRNQGRFFKQDYGIH
- a CDS encoding ArnT family glycosyltransferase; this translates as MPVSFRYLIIIIAGSLLFFPFLGHVHLFDWDEINFAECAREMIVSHDYLRMQIDFQPFWEKPPLFIWMQVLAMKLFGVNEYAARFPNAFIGVVTLVTLYYAGKRVIGDRLATWWTVIYAATWLPHFYFKSGIIDPLFNLLIFLAFFQVYLLRYENRKSLHAILAGLFLGLAVLTKGPVAILIALLAFGVYVVVNKGLWGYKIGYLLLIALSAFVTTSLWFGIEAINHGWWFVSEFITYQVRLFQTEDAGHGGPFFYHFIILFIGCFPASMFLFQFSRKRSTTSEPARDFTRWMWILFWVVLILFSIVKTKIVHYSSLCYFPLTYLAALQLYRLSNERIDISKGVQALLLTIGSILGIAIASLPIVGINKAKLIPLIDDPFAVGNLQANVPWSYVECIWGILYLVGIWVSVMMMRRNFRIGMVVLAVVQIVIIQVTVLHFTPKIEAISQRAAIEYFKSFQGKDVYVKVLGYKSYAHLFYTKKQPPINENSYNEEWLLTGPVDKPTYFICKIMDADRYRAMPQLQQIGEKNGFVFFRRK
- a CDS encoding DUF481 domain-containing protein, producing the protein MKTGVAFILFILLAVAANAQYTDTTQHYLKLLATGSVNRTDETENYLLNNSARFGLRKKRVGMNTGAAWVYGEQNNILSNNDFNGWADMNWYPHRSKNFYYWALANYTASYSLKINSQYQAGGGVAYSIINRDSLYLNVSDGLLYEYSDLQLSDTTVEMYNTVRNSFRLWFRFKYRNMISFDGGSFLQHSLKDGNDYIIRSSAALDFRLGWGFSLRTSLTYNKFNRTEKENLLLNYGLIYEKYF
- a CDS encoding KdsC family phosphatase — protein: MNNILELFKPIRVFVFDVDGVLTDGSLLATEEGHLLRRMNIKDGFAIQLAIKKGYKVWIISGARSEGVRARLNKLGVTDVHIGIETKKELLLEIAEESKTSFDHVLYMGDDIPDYAAMQVCGLPCCPNDAVSEIREVSKYISPKTGGEGCVRDVIEKVLKLNGDWELPS
- the iscX gene encoding Fe-S cluster assembly protein IscX, with the protein product MAHYEPPITWKDHEDIALKLYEKFGDDFTESKIYRVRFTELIEWVLELSGFEGKREECNEGHLEMIQAAWVYEWRDNQK
- a CDS encoding 2Fe-2S iron-sulfur cluster-binding protein, with the protein product MYTIKFNFEQKGLEPVTLENIAADQSILEVALDNNIELHHNCGMVCACSTCHIYVEKGEEHIPEITDKEEDFIDRARNPRLNSRLGCQCILEPGGSGTLEITVPDQSLLHGD